Proteins encoded within one genomic window of Acidobacteriota bacterium:
- a CDS encoding P27 family phage terminase small subunit — MGRPRKPTEILELNGAFKKDPQRRKGRENEPRPTGPLGDPPESFEKEEKAMWFEISAQIPAGVATNADRISFELMCKIASKVREEGIGGRHGASVGEVAQLNNLLGSFGLKPADRSKISVPKRPEEESIFTKLAKSAGTEGERPN; from the coding sequence ATGGGTAGGCCAAGGAAACCGACCGAAATCCTCGAGCTGAACGGCGCTTTCAAGAAGGATCCTCAGCGCCGCAAGGGACGCGAGAACGAACCGCGGCCAACCGGTCCGCTCGGCGATCCGCCGGAGTCTTTCGAGAAGGAAGAGAAGGCGATGTGGTTCGAGATTTCAGCGCAGATCCCCGCCGGCGTTGCGACGAACGCGGACCGCATCTCGTTCGAGCTGATGTGCAAGATCGCCTCAAAGGTTAGGGAAGAAGGAATCGGCGGACGCCATGGCGCGAGCGTCGGCGAAGTCGCACAACTCAACAACTTGCTCGGAAGTTTCGGGCTGAAGCCTGCAGACAGGTCGAAGATCAGTGTCCCCAAGCGTCCAGAAGAAGAAAGCATCTTCACCAAGCTCGCGAAGTCCGCGGGCACGGAAGGCGAGCGCCCGAACTAG
- a CDS encoding DNA adenine methylase has translation MPKRRQIYAADLFCGAGGTSYNDLDDEIVSLFRIVRDRGAALLRALELTPYSRTEFHLSFKLSRNPLEQARRTVVRSYMGFGGNLTRQNRDLTPQRTGFRTYSKKNRRSIPAGDWHTYPQHLSVIIKRLQGVIIEKRDASRVIREHDGDSTLHYVDPPYVHSTRGFDAGGTHRGYRHEMSDDQHRELAAVLRSAKGMVVLSGYPCDLYDDELFPDWKRFDRSHMADGARRRTEVVWLNDAAAVAMTQQRLPLAEGVGA, from the coding sequence ATGCCTAAGCGCCGCCAGATCTACGCCGCCGACCTGTTCTGTGGCGCCGGCGGCACCTCCTACAACGACCTCGACGACGAGATTGTCTCGCTTTTCCGCATCGTGCGTGACCGCGGCGCAGCCTTGCTCCGCGCGCTCGAGTTAACGCCCTATTCGAGGACCGAGTTCCATCTAAGCTTCAAACTATCTCGCAATCCACTAGAGCAAGCGCGCCGCACTGTCGTTCGCAGCTATATGGGCTTTGGCGGGAATTTGACCAGGCAGAACAGAGACCTCACCCCTCAGAGGACAGGATTCCGCACGTACTCAAAGAAGAACCGGCGCTCAATTCCCGCCGGCGACTGGCACACATACCCGCAGCACCTCTCAGTGATCATCAAGCGGCTGCAAGGCGTCATCATTGAAAAACGAGATGCTTCGCGTGTGATCCGCGAGCACGATGGCGACTCGACCCTCCATTATGTCGACCCGCCCTATGTCCATTCCACTCGCGGGTTCGATGCCGGCGGAACGCATCGCGGTTATCGGCACGAGATGAGCGACGACCAGCACCGCGAACTGGCCGCTGTGCTGCGCTCGGCAAAAGGGATGGTTGTGCTCTCGGGCTACCCGTGTGACCTATACGACGATGAGCTTTTCCCAGACTGGAAGCGGTTCGATCGCTCGCACATGGCCGACGGTGCGCGGCGGAGAACGGAAGTCGTTTGGCTCAACGATGCCGCCGCGGTGGCCATGACGCAGCAAAGATTACCACTGGCGGAAGGAGTCGGAGCGTGA
- a CDS encoding helix-turn-helix domain-containing protein, with the protein MTLQLKNVRVTVITNRIKAARLSAELSMRALEEISGVDAATICRCEKGKEPTLTNALKLARALNVAVEELWEIRELTGAEAANA; encoded by the coding sequence ATGACGCTGCAGCTAAAAAACGTTCGCGTCACGGTGATCACTAACCGCATCAAGGCTGCGCGGCTCTCAGCCGAACTCTCGATGCGCGCACTCGAGGAAATCAGCGGCGTCGACGCTGCGACCATCTGCCGCTGCGAAAAAGGAAAGGAACCAACGCTGACGAACGCATTGAAGCTGGCGCGCGCTTTGAATGTTGCTGTCGAAGAGCTGTGGGAAATACGTGAGCTGACCGGCGCCGAGGCAGCCAATGCCTAA
- a CDS encoding helix-turn-helix domain-containing protein, whose amino-acid sequence MSDTFQVRDERKPGHHWADNEVLDLYAARIGAYGYAIYMFMGRHASNVSGRCSKSQREIAATFGISHDTVQRYVTKLEGCGLIKRQVVPGKESVYVLLAVGKKKQSSESTDLPLTASSNRSEKSTPTACTPTPTACTPTPTAYSNKEVRLIQDSIKTKPSSAVALAAVDSRHGPVRDYIREQHSAALHMAIDVVPWDGRAAKALAKWLASNPKVTVEQVRTMVGYHYESSARLGMLFHQWVPELMRYWGNGPLNQYGTPLAEDKEWQREERMRQEARVGTNR is encoded by the coding sequence TTGAGCGACACCTTCCAGGTGCGCGACGAGCGCAAGCCCGGCCACCACTGGGCGGACAACGAGGTGCTCGACCTCTACGCCGCGCGCATTGGGGCCTACGGCTACGCGATCTACATGTTCATGGGGCGGCACGCCTCGAACGTGAGCGGGCGCTGCTCGAAGAGCCAGCGTGAGATCGCGGCTACCTTCGGCATCTCGCATGACACGGTGCAGCGTTACGTGACCAAGCTCGAGGGCTGCGGGCTCATCAAGCGCCAGGTGGTACCGGGGAAGGAATCGGTCTACGTCCTGCTGGCGGTCGGGAAGAAAAAGCAATCCTCTGAATCCACAGACCTACCGCTCACAGCGTCTAGTAACCGGTCTGAAAAGAGTACGCCCACAGCGTGTACCCCTACGCCCACAGCGTGTACCCCTACGCCCACAGCGTACAGCAATAAGGAAGTAAGACTTATTCAAGACTCTATTAAGACTAAACCTTCCAGCGCTGTCGCGCTGGCAGCCGTCGATTCGAGGCACGGTCCCGTGAGGGACTACATCCGCGAGCAGCACTCAGCTGCGCTGCACATGGCGATCGACGTGGTCCCGTGGGATGGCCGCGCCGCGAAGGCGCTGGCGAAGTGGCTCGCCTCGAATCCCAAGGTGACGGTCGAGCAGGTCCGCACGATGGTCGGCTACCACTACGAATCTTCCGCGCGGCTGGGGATGCTCTTTCACCAGTGGGTCCCGGAGCTGATGCGCTACTGGGGCAACGGTCCGCTGAATCAGTACGGCACGCCGCTGGCTGAGGACAAGGAATGGCAGCGCGAAGAGCGCATGCGACAGGAGGCACGAGTTGGAACGAACCGCTGA